The Heptranchias perlo isolate sHepPer1 unplaced genomic scaffold, sHepPer1.hap1 HAP1_SCAFFOLD_163, whole genome shotgun sequence genome has a window encoding:
- the LOC137309376 gene encoding zona pellucida sperm-binding protein 3-like isoform X2: MAGDFLVYATHLNHTPNARGSVIVRTNGAIIPIECHYFRKGNVSSDPIKPTWIPFSSTKSGERLLSFSLRLMNDDWLTERTSTVYYLGDLIHIEASVSMTNHMPLKLYIDSCAATLSPDKDSTPRYNIIDYHGCLLDSKAEDSFSTFVLPRGERELDKLQFDLDAFRFFGDDRSLIFITCHLKVAAVDRRDSMNKACTFQNIWTPLEESTNDVCACCHLDNCGATREFRLDSRGRRDLVSGPGSDAELKWEGEASLGPLVILDPYVTDLATEPLNEVEQRMQERSPGGVASEVVLILALTVTAVSLISASLIALFLYRKHKQTQFN, translated from the exons atggctggagatttcctggtctacgccacccacctgaaccacaccccaaatgctcgtggatctgtcattgtgagaactaatggagccatcattcccattgagtgccactattttag gaagggcaatgtgagcagtgaccctatcaagcccacctggatcccattcagctctACCAAGTCTGGAGAAcggcttctgtcattctcactgcgaCTTATGAACG atgactggctgacagagcgcacctcgactgtctactacctgggtgacctcattcacattgaggcctctgtttcaatgaccaaccacatgcccttgaagctctacattgacagctgtgcagctacattgagcccagacaaggattccaccccaagatacaacatcattgactaccatgg ttgcctcctggacagcaaagctgaggactccttttcaacctttgtgttgccaagaggtgaacgtgagctggacaaactccagtttgacctggatgcgttccgcttctttggagatgaccgttccttg attttcatcacctgtcacctgaaagttgctgcagtggatcggagagattccatgaacaaagcttgtactttccagaatat CTGGACCCCATTAGAAGAATCGACAAATGATGTGtgtgcctgttgtcatctggATAACTGCGGTGCCACGAGGGAATTCCGacttgattccagaggaaggagggatcttgtatctggacctg ggagtgatgctgaattgaagtgggagggtgaggcctcacttggacccctggtcattctggatccttatgtgacagacctggcaactgagccccttaatgaggttgagcaaaggatgcaggagaggtcaccaggtg gtgtggcgtctgaggtggtcctgattttggccctgactgtgaccgctgtctctctgatctctgccTCTTTGATCGCCTTGTTTctgtacaggaaacacaagcaaacccagttcaactag
- the LOC137309376 gene encoding zona pellucida sperm-binding protein 3-like isoform X1, which yields MDLFRTRHLIKAADLTLGTAGCRPTRIYSQNHTVLFDYGLHECGSRLQMAGDFLVYATHLNHTPNARGSVIVRTNGAIIPIECHYFRKGNVSSDPIKPTWIPFSSTKSGERLLSFSLRLMNDDWLTERTSTVYYLGDLIHIEASVSMTNHMPLKLYIDSCAATLSPDKDSTPRYNIIDYHGCLLDSKAEDSFSTFVLPRGERELDKLQFDLDAFRFFGDDRSLIFITCHLKVAAVDRRDSMNKACTFQNIWTPLEESTNDVCACCHLDNCGATREFRLDSRGRRDLVSGPGSDAELKWEGEASLGPLVILDPYVTDLATEPLNEVEQRMQERSPGGVASEVVLILALTVTAVSLISASLIALFLYRKHKQTQFN from the exons atggatttatttagaaccaggcacctgattaaagctgctgacctgaccctggggacagcaggttgtcggccaactaggatctactctcagaaccacactgtcctctttgactatgggctacatgaatgtggcagcagattgcag atggctggagatttcctggtctacgccacccacctgaaccacaccccaaatgctcgtggatctgtcattgtgagaactaatggagccatcattcccattgagtgccactattttag gaagggcaatgtgagcagtgaccctatcaagcccacctggatcccattcagctctACCAAGTCTGGAGAAcggcttctgtcattctcactgcgaCTTATGAACG atgactggctgacagagcgcacctcgactgtctactacctgggtgacctcattcacattgaggcctctgtttcaatgaccaaccacatgcccttgaagctctacattgacagctgtgcagctacattgagcccagacaaggattccaccccaagatacaacatcattgactaccatgg ttgcctcctggacagcaaagctgaggactccttttcaacctttgtgttgccaagaggtgaacgtgagctggacaaactccagtttgacctggatgcgttccgcttctttggagatgaccgttccttg attttcatcacctgtcacctgaaagttgctgcagtggatcggagagattccatgaacaaagcttgtactttccagaatat CTGGACCCCATTAGAAGAATCGACAAATGATGTGtgtgcctgttgtcatctggATAACTGCGGTGCCACGAGGGAATTCCGacttgattccagaggaaggagggatcttgtatctggacctg ggagtgatgctgaattgaagtgggagggtgaggcctcacttggacccctggtcattctggatccttatgtgacagacctggcaactgagccccttaatgaggttgagcaaaggatgcaggagaggtcaccaggtg gtgtggcgtctgaggtggtcctgattttggccctgactgtgaccgctgtctctctgatctctgccTCTTTGATCGCCTTGTTTctgtacaggaaacacaagcaaacccagttcaactag